The Neobacillus sp. PS3-34 genome has a window encoding:
- a CDS encoding transglycosylase SLT domain-containing protein: MRKILLTVGLLTFLSLGLGHGHASAESDLVSKCGKVTQNQNPSFQQLNCLLTNAALEANIPPEVVKAVAWQENGWKQFNADGSPSISDDSGIGVMQITNYPGYDEEKLKTDILYNIESGAKILSSKYDQGNLPKIKGARRQDIENWYFAVMAYNGTKPVNSPLFKDTGKPNPDAYQEKVFKYIEENSFLGDTKLAKFPFKTTDFKYDSNSDANIEFTTRVYTLSEKLHPSNYYYNKGVKVATTIDNANLRAQPGTSQSVKLLGKFSALTITGNFVYDQSSDSQNQFVWYPVMSGDKKVGYISSSYITAPVCTPCLQYHKGEIIPWDRDKLVPGQLGRLTVLQNTPLFKLDGTFVRMLKKGDPLYRIYAFKPGMLSVGGGLYVNRDEKVKYETPSKSKLDAVKCIANYY; the protein is encoded by the coding sequence ATGAGAAAAATTTTACTAACAGTGGGATTATTAACCTTCTTATCTCTAGGATTGGGACATGGACATGCTTCTGCGGAGTCAGATTTGGTTTCGAAGTGTGGAAAAGTGACTCAAAATCAAAATCCCAGCTTTCAACAATTAAATTGTTTGCTGACAAATGCGGCTTTGGAAGCAAACATTCCTCCTGAAGTAGTAAAGGCAGTGGCGTGGCAGGAAAATGGATGGAAGCAATTTAATGCAGATGGTTCGCCAAGTATATCCGATGACAGTGGAATTGGTGTAATGCAAATTACGAATTACCCAGGCTATGATGAAGAAAAATTGAAAACAGATATCTTATATAACATTGAATCAGGGGCGAAGATTCTTTCCAGTAAGTACGACCAGGGGAATCTCCCAAAGATAAAAGGTGCGAGGCGGCAGGATATTGAAAATTGGTACTTTGCTGTCATGGCGTACAACGGGACAAAGCCTGTGAACAGCCCTCTTTTTAAAGACACTGGGAAACCCAACCCTGATGCCTACCAGGAAAAGGTGTTTAAGTATATTGAAGAAAATAGTTTCCTAGGCGATACAAAATTGGCGAAATTCCCTTTTAAAACAACAGACTTTAAATATGATTCAAATAGTGACGCCAACATCGAATTTACGACGCGGGTATATACACTTTCTGAAAAACTGCATCCATCCAATTATTATTATAATAAGGGGGTTAAGGTTGCTACTACGATAGATAACGCAAATCTTCGGGCACAGCCTGGTACTTCCCAGAGTGTTAAATTGTTAGGGAAATTTTCGGCTTTAACGATTACCGGGAATTTTGTTTATGACCAATCCTCTGACAGTCAAAATCAGTTTGTCTGGTACCCTGTTATGTCTGGGGATAAAAAGGTGGGGTATATCTCCTCTTCCTATATTACTGCTCCTGTTTGCACGCCATGTTTGCAGTATCATAAAGGCGAAATAATCCCTTGGGATCGCGACAAGCTTGTACCGGGGCAACTCGGCAGATTAACGGTCCTTCAAAATACACCGTTATTTAAATTGGATGGTACTTTTGTTCGCATGTTGAAAAAAGGTGATCCCCTCTACCGGATATATGCATTTAAACCTGGAATGCTCAGTGTAGGCGGAGGCTTGTATGTGAACCGCGATGAGAAAGTGAAGTATGAAACACCAAGCAAATCTAAATTAGATGCGGTTAAATGTATAGCGAATTATTATTAA
- a CDS encoding S41 family peptidase gives MKFISYLFALLLLLTPLPAAAAADTTTTASSQNPSAVQDSSILQEIKNKLKENYYKPLTDSSLNATTIDELIASLNDPYTEYMNPDEFKSFMSAIDQNFVGLGIGIEKAKDGVLITTVYKNTPASRMGLQNGDIIIKVDSHDISNSPMEEVQSYMLGKENTKVTLTVRRGNKELTLTGTRATIHLPLVEGKLLDGSVGYISISSFGTDTYKEFVENLTSLKNQHAKKWIIDLRGNGGGQVVASLQIMEHFIKATDKPVIKFVYGNGDVDQIGSGGSDLHLDSAIVLTDEYTASASEILAYTLKNNHAALLMGRKTYGKGVMQEADTLSDGSYLKYTIAEIKSANNVSYNKIGIQPNIDLKDIAMASKQHTDQWLTIARLYQQGKTGPLSQTTSELILQIIKSSSFLTIQLYHQN, from the coding sequence ATGAAGTTTATTTCTTATCTTTTCGCATTACTTTTGCTATTGACTCCTTTACCTGCAGCTGCAGCTGCTGACACCACAACAACGGCCAGTTCTCAAAATCCGTCTGCTGTACAGGATTCTAGTATTCTTCAAGAAATTAAAAATAAATTAAAAGAAAATTACTATAAGCCATTAACGGATAGTAGTTTAAATGCAACAACAATTGATGAACTTATAGCTTCTTTGAATGACCCTTACACTGAATATATGAATCCCGATGAGTTTAAAAGTTTCATGAGTGCGATCGATCAGAATTTCGTTGGATTGGGCATAGGAATAGAGAAAGCCAAGGATGGAGTACTTATCACCACTGTTTATAAAAATACCCCTGCTTCCAGAATGGGACTGCAAAACGGTGACATCATCATTAAGGTGGATAGCCATGATATTAGCAATTCTCCAATGGAAGAAGTCCAATCGTATATGCTTGGGAAAGAAAACACCAAGGTCACCCTAACTGTGAGACGGGGGAATAAAGAACTTACATTAACAGGAACAAGGGCAACCATCCATCTTCCTCTGGTAGAAGGTAAATTATTGGATGGATCCGTCGGTTATATCAGCATCTCTTCCTTTGGCACCGATACCTATAAGGAATTCGTTGAAAACTTAACAAGTTTAAAGAATCAGCATGCGAAGAAGTGGATCATTGACCTCCGTGGTAATGGCGGAGGCCAGGTAGTAGCCTCTCTTCAAATCATGGAACACTTCATCAAGGCAACCGATAAACCTGTTATAAAATTTGTATACGGCAATGGTGATGTAGACCAAATTGGAAGCGGCGGCAGTGACCTTCATCTTGATTCAGCCATTGTCCTGACGGATGAATATACTGCAAGTGCATCAGAAATTCTCGCTTACACATTAAAAAACAATCATGCCGCTCTTCTTATGGGTAGAAAAACCTATGGAAAAGGCGTCATGCAGGAAGCGGACACTTTGTCAGACGGCAGTTATTTAAAATACACGATTGCAGAAATCAAGTCCGCAAACAATGTAAGCTATAATAAAATTGGGATTCAGCCAAATATTGATTTGAAAGATATAGCAATGGCTTCCAAACAACATACAGATCAATGGCTAACAATTGCCCGTCTATATCAGCAGGGCAAAACTGGCCCCCTGTCGCAAACGACATCCGAATTAATTTTGCAAATAATCAAAAGCTCGTCATTTCTAACTATTCAGCTTTATCATCAGAATTAA
- a CDS encoding DUF4385 domain-containing protein, which produces MPFDYSLDFDHLDFRKHPELYRVGRGEQGVLLVEPYKSEILKYWRFKTPEIAEESSDTIYELFLEYKKKDDFVGMDMARKFLQMGYTRARRYTNYKGGHKYNEDGSVKERQNDKVKAESAAIFYEKWKLAREDKEYLTLKKAHQKKYG; this is translated from the coding sequence ATGCCTTTTGATTATTCATTGGATTTTGACCATCTTGATTTCCGAAAACACCCGGAGCTTTACCGGGTTGGGCGAGGGGAGCAGGGGGTACTGCTGGTAGAACCGTATAAAAGCGAGATATTGAAGTATTGGCGCTTTAAGACACCAGAGATTGCTGAGGAATCATCCGACACCATCTATGAGCTTTTCTTGGAGTATAAAAAGAAAGATGATTTTGTCGGTATGGATATGGCCCGTAAGTTTCTGCAAATGGGATATACAAGAGCCCGCCGCTATACGAACTACAAAGGCGGCCATAAATATAATGAGGATGGCAGCGTAAAGGAACGTCAAAATGATAAGGTGAAGGCGGAATCGGCGGCTATTTTCTACGAAAAGTGGAAGCTGGCAAGGGAGGATAAAGAGTATTTGACCTTAAAGAAGGCGCACCAGAAGAAGTATGGCTAA
- a CDS encoding EthD family reductase: protein MIVVYDQPKDQEGFEKYYNEVHIPLVQKIPNLTGAEVHRVLQSMYTEDKLYLIAELQFENPESLTQALATPEFQISLNF from the coding sequence GTGATTGTTGTCTATGACCAGCCAAAAGACCAAGAGGGATTTGAAAAGTATTATAACGAAGTACATATCCCGCTGGTACAAAAAATTCCCAATCTAACAGGTGCGGAAGTCCATCGTGTCCTGCAATCGATGTATACAGAGGATAAATTATACTTGATCGCTGAACTTCAGTTCGAAAATCCTGAAAGTTTAACGCAAGCACTTGCTACACCGGAATTTCAAATCTCGTTGAATTTTTAA
- a CDS encoding DUF5412 family protein, whose protein sequence is MKKTLLIFGVILIPIILIILLVCLYRYYAYYPLQKINPKGEELAAHSISPNRQYDVKVYRSSGGATVSWTLRGVVHNNKNDKTRIIYWNEGEKAQINWVNNTTVIINGKKINVIKGSYDYRFAE, encoded by the coding sequence ATGAAAAAGACGTTGTTAATATTCGGTGTAATTTTAATTCCGATAATCCTTATAATACTGCTTGTTTGTTTGTATAGGTATTACGCATATTATCCTTTACAAAAAATCAATCCTAAAGGTGAAGAATTGGCAGCTCATTCTATTTCACCAAATAGACAGTATGATGTTAAGGTTTATCGTTCCAGCGGTGGCGCTACTGTTTCTTGGACATTAAGAGGCGTTGTTCACAATAATAAAAATGATAAAACTAGAATCATATACTGGAACGAAGGAGAAAAGGCGCAAATAAATTGGGTAAATAACACAACCGTTATAATTAACGGAAAAAAAATTAACGTAATAAAAGGTTCCTACGATTATAGATTTGCCGAATGA